AGTGTTGGAGGTTGAGGAACAGATATTAATGAAGCGCCAATTTTGGAAgaattttttgatattaataatttgatatcaatatttttttatatcaataatttgaatttttgatatcaacaatttgaatacatgatatacaaaaaaaatttaatatcataaaaagtTCAGCTCAACCTTTTGATACTAGAAATTACTAGTAATAATATCAGCAAAAAGCTTGGAATTGGatactctttttttaaatttcgataTCAAGAACTCAAAtcctttatatataaaatggCTTGCATTGAGAAACTGACttactgatatatatatatatatatatatatatatatatatatatatatatatatatatatatatatatatatatatatatatatatatatatatatatatatatatatatatatatatatatatatatatatatagctgatataaaaaaatcatcttaTGACATCAAGAATTCAACTTTCTAATAATAGAAAAGgttttttgatatatatatatatatatatatatatatatatatatatatatatatatatatatatatatcaaaaaacCTTTTCTATTATTAGAAAGTTGAATTCTTGATGTCAtaagatgatttttttatatcagctTTAAGGACTTTCCACCTTAATGGCTGCTCCCTGTGATGCATCTTTATCTTCCCGCCACAAATGTGTTACGAACCTGTAGATGCATGTTCCCAAATAGGTGCATGCAAACAGATCCCAAGGAAACCCGAActtgaatataacaaaaaataatcaagaacTCTTGTAtaaatctttctttaaaaatattaatattcccaaaatctgaaaaaacaacaaattttaGAATGCAAATCACGCACTTAGTTCAGCAGTTATCTACAGGTAAAGAGagtattcaatatttttgtgaagGCTCTTCGCCAATCATATATACGAACCTCCATTatcagaaaattattttttatcatatcagaaaattgatgttCATTAATTATTAACATCAAAATTTCGAATTTCTGATATTAGAATATCACTTTTGATATCAggaaatcattttctgatatcagaaaatctttTCTAGACATCAGAAAAcacttcaaaaaattaaatctgcACCTTATCATATATCTTAATTGGGGTATGTttaatataacatgtataaggAAATTAACAACATTAATAAAAAgatagtaaatacatgtatatatataattgaacCCACACAGAACAAGATATTAATATGAACAATCACAAACCCAACAGAAAAAATTTTTGCAttgtaattatattatttagaagCAAAATTTAGTGTAATgtcttaaatgataaaaatgacaaacaaaatatgtttcactTAACTGTaatgtcaatatatttttgaaGCAACATAACAGTTTACTATTTCAGCATAAATTGATAATACTGGTTCCCCATCATCCttgtgaatgaaaataaaaatataaatgcattATAAAGTTCAGGATCTTCTATATAAGATTTAAAGAAGCTAAAATTACATACGATCATTAAAATTGAAGTGCTTTTCTTGTAAAGCTTCTGCATTCTTTATCAACTCATTAAAGTAAAATTGGCagcattaaaacaacaaaatcattaataaaattataaaacaaacaactaAATTTTGAAACCACAATGGCAAAAGACCAGGTACCATTTCTTGGCAGTGCATTATTGggctattttttcaaaatatgattttatgttttgataaaatgatgtaacagtgcactaGCAGAAAAGGTACTTTGCAAGAATTGGTCTTAGGCCAGTAaggttgaaaatattaaaattctcGCAAATCACAGAATTTTCTCTTATCCAACTTCCCCACCCAACACACTTTACTGTCTGGCCCTGTTAGAAAAAACTAGGGGACTTATCATGCATTTGTAAGATTCCATCTCTACAAGTTCACTTCCAATGGGAAccacacccccacccccacacaGTTAGAAGAGACTTGGTGATCTATCACAAAAGTCCACCTCATCAAGGTCACTTCCAATGGGAaccacccccccacccccacacaGTTAGAAGAGACTTGGTGATCTATCACAAGAGTCCACCTCATCAAGGTCACTTCCAATGGGAaccacccccccacccccacacaGTTAGAAGCGACTTGGTGATCTATCACAAGAGTCCACCTCATCAAGGTCACTTCCAATGGGAACCACTGGTAGCTGATTGTATGCGTCCTCACTTTCTTTTATTAGTCTAGACACAATCATTTGGGCTTTTgagtttttcctttttttccttGACGGATCAGAGAAACAGTCGAAGTCGTCGTCCTTTAGTGTATTGTCTGGTCGAATCACCTCCTCGATGTCTTCTTTGGCTGAAGAGGAATCTGAAAATAGGTCATCTGACCCCGTTTTTTTCTGAACACCTTTCTTGGGAGCGGGTTTTCGTTTGATCCTGTCCATCAAGGATGGTGAAAAGAGTTCATCCAAAACAGATGTGTTTGGTCCTTCTTTCTCTTGTTTCATTTCTGTTTCTTCTTTCTCATTGGCTGCTGTTTCCTCTTTTTGATTGTATATTTCTTGCAGGAGATCGTCTGTACTGATCTCAAACGAGTCAGGGGATGTTTCCATTAAAGTTTCTTCATTGACATAACTTGGAACAAATAAcggtgttttatttttcttcacttCTGTGGCTGGCTGTGATCTCTTCACGTCTCTCCGATCACATTTCTCTTTCTCTAATAAACTGGTTGCTGTTGGTTTGGGGGATACTTTGATTGCATCACCAAGAATGTGggctttcttttttcttttctgtctCTCAGCTGTAGAACTATTACCTGTTGATATAATAAAAGATGTTAGGTACCTTCTTAGACTAATTAagtaaaagtaaaaatcaatattttaattgcaaaatgaCTGAAATCAAATGCAAATATTCTGTTCAAATCAAATGTTGCCTCTATCATGTCAAAAATTCACAGACACTACCTCCATTTCTCTTTTCAATTTCTAACCCATTTTTGACTCTACATTTTCAACCATTTTtgagtctatttttttttatttttgaacctAAATTTCTAATTATTAATTCCAAATTTTTAACCTTTCTTTGCGGTACATTTTGGCGTTGTGGTAACCGATGCTTCCTGGAAGACTGGAGAAACATCAGGATGTACATGTGTGTAATAGGATTTCAACAAGTCCCTCCTTTCATCAGGGGAAGATCTCAAAATCTCTTCAGCAAACTCCTCCATTGTTTGcttcttattaaattttaccATTTCCGCAAATTGTTTTCTAATGAAGAAAATGGAATTAAACTgtgcttatatattttctttttatgcaaaaactttTGACTATTTTTGACAAATCAATGTACagaattgttgttgttttttttttaaaaattagtatctGAAACTCAATACTGCTATAGGTTGCATAATTATATCATAATCAAAAGTAAACTTACATTCTAATAGCTGGTGGAGTTTGACCTACAAGAACATAGTTCCTTCCAATAGTGGTGGAATAGGATTTAGGtttcttaatttctttaatcTCTTCTTCACTTTCAGGCTGAAAAAATTCTCTGTCAAGTTAAACCCCTTGATTTCAATTAATGAGTTCATGCAATAATAACTACATATAAATTCAGTATCAGCTTGGATAGAGGTAGATGTAAAATCATGAGCATTGGCTCTTACCTCAAACAGAGACTGACAGTGAAATGTGGTTTGTTTTTACCTCTTCTGTCTTGATTGGTTCAAGACAGAGTCTGACAGTGGATTTTTGCTTGGTTCTTACCTGACAGTAAATTAGTGAGTGACAGTGAATCTGTGAATTGGTCAACCTCATGCAGGGGCTGACAGTTAATATGTTTATGGTTCTTACCACAGAGACTGACAGTATGTTCATAATTCTTACCCACAGGCTGACAGTGAGAATGTGATTGGTTCTTACATAAGATAGAGACTGGCGGTGAGGTTGTGCATTGTTCTTACCTCAGACAGAGGCTGACAGTGTACAGGTACTTGGTTCTTACCTCAGCCTGAGGCTGACAGTGAGGTTGTGTGTATTTACCTCAGACAGCAACTGACAGTGAGGTTGTGCACAGTTCTTACCTCAGACAGAGGCTGACAAAATGCAGCTGGTGCCTGGGAGTTCTGGTGGAGCTCGAACACATCCTGTATGGCGCAGCGTGACATGTGGTCCTCTGCCCGACTCCCTCCCACAATTTGTCGATTTTTTAACACATGGAGAACATCTTCATCTCCTTAACACagataaatacaaataaaatatattccacAATTTTTGCATGTATTTAGGAAAAACATGATaaccaatttattttattatactttcatgttaaatactgtaatctgattggtttagacacagttgataatccgttctattaatctcagcgttagcaacacacttggcaatgaGTAACACTATAtagatagtgcctgtttgggagggtaactgttgaaattgacaccccgagaaaaccattgtaaaCCGACGCGAAGCGCCAATTTcagtttcaactgttatcctcccaatcaggcactatttattttattatactgaatgtcttaatttcagAGAAATTTTTACTCTTTTGTATAGAAATGatgtgaattctacggcgaaccgtacgcgcataattgacgcgcatgtaacaattcgttttaatacactttcatgttaaataccgAAATCTGATTGATTTatacgcagttgataatccgctCTATCACCCTgagcattagcaacacacttggcaacgggtaacactatataaatagtgcctgtttaggagggtaagagttgaaaatgtcaccccgagaaaactattgtAAACCGACGTGAAGTGGAGGTTGACAATAatgttttcgaggggtgtcatttcaactcttaccctcttAAACAgtcactatttattttattatactgaatgtcttaatttaaaagaaaaacttaacttcttttatatttgaataacgtgaattctttGGCGAACCATACGCACAtagtttacgcgcatgtaacaattggttgtgttacccgttgctaagtgtgttgcttatgctgagggtaatagaacggattatcaactgtgtctaaaccaatcagatttcagtatttaacatgaaagtgtaataaaacaaattgttacatgcgcgtaaattttGGCGTACTGTTTGCCGTAGAAtttacttcatttctatataaaagcagtaaaattttctttaaaaataagacattcagtatataaaataaatagtgcctgttagggagggtaactgttgaaactGACacttgaaaaccattgtcaacctccgcttagcgtcggttgacaatggttttcttggggtgtcagtttcaactgttaccctcccaaacaggcattatttatataatatcaaccTATATCATAGAATTTCAAGTTTATAACATGAAATAAACCGATAGTGTTACCTTAACAAATAAGAGAATCTAAACACAAACCTGCTAGAGTTCCTTGTGCAATGGGAGAGTTCTCTCCCTTACTTGCTCTTTTTTTGGAAACATGACCCTCCATCATTTTACTGTTGACCTCCTCTGCCTCACTATCACTATCTAATGGATGAATAGGTGGATGAATAGTTAAAACATTATTGGTtctggtttttattttacacattACAAAGAAgtgatgaaaaataaagaatgatttttttttttcaattttgaaaggTTTCAAAACATAAATGTTTATAATCTGTGAAGACCATTTTGGACTATTTGATGAAACAATATGTGCCTTACGATGTAAATCCAGATATCTAGACAGGTAGTCTTCTTCCTCTTCCTCCTCTGACTGAGAATCTTCACTTTTGTCTCCCAGATGGCTGTCTTCCACGCTGACTCTGCGACCTCGACCAGGCACATATTCGGCAATCCTGAACTCTGTCAAGCTCCGCTCCAAATTCTCATTTTTCTAAATatcagtaaaacacagttactGTAGAGACAGATATTCCCTCAGCTGAACCCAGGCTCTAAGGATTACTAATCCCACAGTATACTGATTTGGTTTAAAGGTTTATCTTCTGGTCAGAGAAATAGAGTGCTTTATATCTGAAACACCAAATCCCCTATCTCTAATGACAGTGCTGAATTCATTGATCTTAATTTGCATTTAATtgattgtacatatatacatgtcatTGGTTATTTCACACTATCTAGCAAcactaaacaaataaaattgatttaattgaatttaaaaaaacaatgctaACAATATCACATTAAAGCTTGAACATGATACACTGTCAataaagttatgtcccttgttCTGACCTTCAGTATGTCCATGGTTCTAGTGCTATCTCCCGCGTGGAGTTGGAACATGTTCTTTAACCCAAACAGCTCTCCATATTGCTTCCTGTTCCCAGCAACACCCTTAAAGTATCTCCTAGCATTCTCTGTTCCAACCACAACACTGTCCAATTGCtgaataatacaaaatacaacCATACATTCTATTCTCATTCTAGGAAACTATGAATTCCTTGAAAAGAACAATATGTCTTTGTAAAAAATTACTGATATAGCAATATAGGCCTTTGTTCTATAAGATACACACCTGTTTATACACCTGTCGCAGGTATATGTTTTCCTCGATAGTACCTGCCGATATCAGCCTGTACACATGGACGTCTCGCCACTGCCCAATCCTGTAGGCCCTGTAAAATTATTGGTAGACAGATATACAACAGGCTAAAAAACCCAGCAATGTAGATTCAGGTTCAGGTAATTATTTGTGTATAATAGTTTACCTGTCCTGGGCTTGAAGGTCATTAGTAGGATTCCAACTGGGGTCAAATATAATAACTCGGTTTGCGCCTGTCAGATTCAAGCCTAATCCCCCAGCTCTAGAAAATCAAGAATATCACCAAACAGCTATTGTTAGGTTTATTTTCTACAACAATAAAATACCCCTACAGATTTTATTTCCAACTGCATTACTTACTTTGCTGAGATAAGGAACAAGAAGATATTGGGATCTCTATTAAATTCTCGGACCAGCACCATACGTTTGGCCATACTGGTGCTGCCATCTAGACGTCTATACTCGTATCCAGTAGTGATCAAATACTGGTCAATGATGTCCAGGACCTTTGTACAGAAATATGTTAAATGAATGATGAGACTTTTGATAAAGAACAAGACTTCAGTATAATTTTACTCCTGAAAGCTGAGTACGGATATTGAAAAACTTGAAGTAACTGGTAATAAAATAAGGACTTTTTAAAGTATAAGTAGATATGCATAGAGTGATAGAAACCATCAGACGGCTTTATCTTTATGTTACTCTGGTATTTCGTTTACAGTTAACAAAGTTTACAATACAGAGGCAATTATAAGGTATCAGTATACATGACACAGTGATAGAGACAGCATTATCTTACCCTGGTGCTGTAGGAGGATAGAGACAGCATTATCTTACCCTGGTGCTGTAGGAAAAGATCAGAACCTTGCTGTGATCCTTCTGGAAGACTTTCAGTAATTTCTGCAGAATCTGTTGGAAAAAATTGGAGAtatagaaatatacatgtaagtataatgTTCACTATCcacaaaattaatgaaataaatgtacaagaCTTAAAATTTGTACACCTTGTCAAAGTTTGGTGAGTTTCtgaacatcattaaaaaaaattctgtgtcCTTTAGCACAACCTTAAGCATCAGGAAAAGCATTTGTGTTCATTCTGTCAgattaaacaatttcattttttatcaaaaagctCACTAGACTTTATTATACGACTACTTGTGGATAGAGAATGGTAAGgtctagttttgtttttaaaaatgatttttgtctCGACAATGCATGTAATGTcttcaatcaaaaaaaaatataattattaaatgctTACCTTCATTTTGCCACAGTATTTGGGATCAGACAAAGTCCTGAAGGCCGATTCCTTGGTATCGCTGAAGAACTGAGGAAACTTGGCAAACACGGCCTTACAGATCATCTTGGAGAACTTGGACAGCTGTCGGTGAGGGCTCTCTATCAGCAGGGCAGCGTGGTTGGAGACTTTCAGCAGGAGGTGCATAAAGATAAACTGTAACCCTGTCACTGTCACCTCCTTCGTCACTTGCTGAAACACATACAGtgccgatcagacccaacctaacagaaattaaaccccaactaaaccctgggtttactttctgggtttactagagtggagccagagtaaacccagagtaaaccccaagtaaaccaagagtggacacagagagtaaaccccgatcagacgtataccctgaaagcagatgctacatgtgtattcggaatacacaaggggcaggaatcacaggcagtaggatgattagataaaatacaggtatgcttcacacttcagtgcgtatagttgactccaaaagcaattctcgagtaaacgcaaagtaaaccctgagtaaacccaaagtaaaccccgagtggacccaaattttcaaaaagtaaagtTGGGgcttactctggtgttaggttgggtctgatcagtactgtatATAATCAAATGTGCCTTAAATGTTATGGAACTCAATTCTTTTGAAGTCTCAGATATtctttatacagtaaaacttggttCGAGGGACTAAGGAATTTACTTcattatatccgtaattcgttatatccgtataacgaattcgtaataataactatagcaaattcactatatacatgttttctttcaccagactataattttgttaataaaggcttaaaataaaaatacatttaattactttgatacctttaataatcggattgtaaattgaaaaatatttgtgaaaataaattcattcaaacttttatgttaaatggtggtgcaaacttttttaactgtaaagaaattcgttataaaagtgttaaatttcgttattattcaccCCTACGgaactcaaaatcagttcgctatatccgtaaattcgtaatacatgtatctgagtTCATTATAACCGTAAAATCTTGCAAAGATTTGGTAAGAATTTTACCGAGgactagaatttttttttcgctttATCTAAGAATTCGCTATATTCATGTTcgtactaaacaagttttactgtagcAAGATCAGTGCTTCAGTatttatcattcaatttttacagtattttaaaCTTATTTCATACCAGTTTTTAcatggtttttaattttataagatCACACTTACCTCACAGTAATATTAACATGGTTCCTTTTACCTTAGTTTAGGTTTCTGCTTACCTTACAACAGTATCTATATGGTTCCCTGTGGCCTTAGTTTACACTCACCTTACAGCAGTATTTACATGGTACCCTATGGCCTTAGTTTACACTTACCTTACAACAGTATTTACATGGTTCCCTGTGGCCTTAGTTTACACTTACCTCACAACAGTATTTACATGGTTCCCTGTGGCCTTAGTTTACACGTACCTTACAACAGTATTTACATGGTTCCCTGTGGCCTTAGTTTACACTCACCTTACAGCAGTATTTACTTGGTTTCCTGAGGCCTTAGTTTACACTCACCTTACAGCAGTATTTACATGGTTCCCTGTGGCCTTAGTTTACACTCACCTTACAACAGTATTTACATGGTTCCCTGTGGCCTTAGTTTACACTTACCTTACAACAGTATTTACATGGTTCCCTGTGGCCTGTTTACACTTACCTTACAACAGTATTTACATGGTTCACAACAGTATTTACATGGTTCCCTGTGGCCTTAGTTTACACTCACCTTACAGCAGTATTTACATGGTTCCCTGTGGCCTTAGTTTACACTCACCTTACAACAGTATTTACATGGTTCCCTGTGGCCTTAGTTTACACTTACCTTAAAACAGTATTTACATGGTTCCCTGTAGCCTTAGTTTACACTTACCTTACAACAGTATTTACATGGTTCCCTGTGGCCTTAGTTTACACTTACCTTACAACAGTATTTACATGGTTCACAACAGTATTTACATGGTTCCCTGTGGCCTTAGTTTACACTCACCTTACAGCAGTATTTACATGGTTCCCTGTGGCCTTAGTTTACACTCACCTTACAACAGTATTTACATGGTTCCCTGTGGCCTTAGTTTACACTTACCTTACAACAGTATTTACATGGTTCACAACAGTATTTACATGGTTCCCTGTGGCCTTAGTTTACACTCACCTTACAGCAGTATTTACATGGTTCCCTGTGGCCTTAGTTTACACTCACCTTACAACAGTATTTACATGGTTCCCTGTGGCCTTAGTTTACACTTACCTTACAACAGTATTTACATGGTTCCCTGTGGCCTTAGTTTACACTTACCTTACAACAGTATTTACATGGTTCACAACAGTATTTATATGGTTCCCTGTGGCCTTAGTTTACACTCACCTCACAACAGTATTTACATGGTTCCCTGTGGCCTTAGTTTACACTTACCTTACAACAGTATTTACATGGTTCCCTGTGGCCTTAGTTTACACTTACCTTACAACAGTATTTACATGGTTCCCTGTGGCCTTAGTTTACACTTACCTTACAACAGTATTTACATGGTTCACAACAGTATTTATATGGTTCCCTGTGGCCTTAGTTTACACTCACCTTACAGCAGTATTTACATGGTTCCCTGTGGCCTTAGTTTACACTTACCTCACAACAGTATTTACATGGTTCCCTGTGGCCTTAGTTTACACTTACCTTACAACAGTATTTACATGGTTTCCTGAGGCCTTAGTTTACACTCACCTTACAGCAGTATTTACATGGTTCCTTGCGGCCTTAGTTTACACTCACCTTACAACAGTATTTACATGGTTCCCTGTGGCCTTAGTTTACACTCACCTTACAACAGTATTTACATGGTTCCCTGTGGCCTTAGTTTACACTTACCTTACAACAGTATTTACATGGTTCCCTGTGGCCTTAGTTTAC
This portion of the Magallana gigas chromosome 7, xbMagGiga1.1, whole genome shotgun sequence genome encodes:
- the LOC105345402 gene encoding uncharacterized protein, with translation MFKPLSGSEGKKWLEEKYAELDCDIDGDCKEVQSKDDKTNADTEKTWSKCSSREKSSNADQQGRERKHTSIRVSSPRKRTRPREPSPDVEIIEEDKDNVGNESMFKPFSGSEEAKRLEVKYSEVFEENDDYSITSDDLPEIYTPKKPRLTFLSTKKSPEQSKKASRGKSKKSDAPQPPPKKKQNYGGHDFSSDSESDGDERFTNIKHTESNTNKDRRAEGLTTGINCPTTDKEASPLNEGYNEEDFEKPKFKGRTPSAAKVPFKLSSSTDDRQVEVPAPLNQYLRDYQREGIQFLYDHYREGEGAVLGDDMGLGKTVQVIGLLAALLGKKCNKTDIKKQKPKFIREMSDGSLEEKIPEDTYKCRPFLIIGPGSVLYNWMDELEAWGYFSVGKYHGSEKAECLSKLSKQSLEVVVTTFETFRENTDELNSVKWETVIADEVHRIKGLQAQVTQALRTIRTRRRYGLTGTALQNNMTELWSILDWVQPGCLGNIDTFTAEYVVPIETGQKQDASKRELATARKAKEKFASIRNKIMIRRTKQLIADQLPKKDDNVVFCRLSDLQEQVYRFILKHPGLVHVMSMDDPCHCGSGEPRKYCCKQVTKEVTVTGLQFIFMHLLLKVSNHAALLIESPHRQLSKFSKMICKAVFAKFPQFFSDTKESAFRTLSDPKYCGKMKILQKLLKVFQKDHSKVLIFSYSTRVLDIIDQYLITTGYEYRRLDGSTSMAKRMVLVREFNRDPNIFLFLISAKAGGLGLNLTGANRVIIFDPSWNPTNDLQAQDRAYRIGQWRDVHVYRLISAGTIEENIYLRQVYKQQLDSVVVGTENARRYFKGVAGNRKQYGELFGLKNMFQLHAGDSTRTMDILKKNENLERSLTEFRIAEYVPGRGRRVSVEDSHLGDKSEDSQSEEEEEEDYLSRYLDLHHSDSEAEEVNSKMMEGHVSKKRASKGENSPIAQGTLAGDEDVLHVLKNRQIVGGSRAEDHMSRCAIQDVFELHQNSQAPAAFCQPLSEPESEEEIKEIKKPKSYSTTIGRNYVLVGQTPPAIRIKQFAEMVKFNKKQTMEEFAEEILRSSPDERRDLLKSYYTHVHPDVSPVFQEASVTTTPKCTAKKGNSSTAERQKRKKKAHILGDAIKVSPKPTATSLLEKEKCDRRDVKRSQPATEVKKNKTPLFVPSYVNEETLMETSPDSFEISTDDLLQEIYNQKEETAANEKEETEMKQEKEGPNTSVLDELFSPSLMDRIKRKPAPKKGVQKKTGSDDLFSDSSSAKEDIEEVIRPDNTLKDDDFDCFSDPSRKKRKNSKAQMIVSRLIKESEDAYNQLPVVPIGSDLDEVDSCDRSPSRF